The Myxococcota bacterium genome includes the window ACGGCCACCACCTTGCCCTCCGAGGGCTTCTCCTTCGCCGTGTCGGGAATGATGATCCCGCCCTTCGTCGTCTCTTCCTCGTCGATCCGCTTGACGAGAATCCGGTCCTGCAACGGACGGATCTTCATGGGATTGCTCCTTGTCCATGTTGGATTGGGGGGCCCAGGCCGGGCTCACCGCCGGGGTGTTGTCGGATGCTTCGGGGCCAGGCCCCACTGCGCACACCCCCCGGTCCCCAGGCGAGGGCGGCCGGGCGGCGTCGCAAAACGCCGGGTGTTCTAGGCACGGGCGGGCCGGGGTCAACGCGTCGCGGCGGATTTTTTCGTGCGACGGGCGGGCGACCCGGTCCCTGGCGGTGGGGTTTTCCCTCGCCCGACGGACGGACCCGGCTGCCTACGGCTTGTGCAGTGCCTGCTCAAGGTTCAGGCGGCCCGGTGGCTTGGGAGCGCCTCACGCGCGCTGCGACGCTCCGAGGCGGGCCGCTCGTGGCACATCGCTTGCTTCCTCTCTCGCCGTCGCGGGCGCGCCCCGGAGATCGCCTGGATCTCCGCCCGGCGGTGTCCCGCACTCCATGGAGAACACCGCGTGCTCGACCCCAAGCCCACGACCCGAGGCCTGCTCGCCGGCATCACCCTGCTCGGCCTGGCCCAATCCGCTTCGGCCGACGAGATCTCGGCCGGCGACACCGCCTGGATGCTGACCAGTACGGCGCTGGTCCTGATGATGACCCTCCCCGGCCTGGCGCTGTTCTACGGCGGCCTGGTCCGGGCCAAGAACATCCTCTCGGTGCTGATGCAGTGTCTGATCTCCGCCGGCATGGCGGGGGTGCTGTGGGTGGTGGCCGGCTACAGCCTCGCCTTCGGCGAGGGCAACGCGTTCATCGGTGATCTCAGCATGCTGGGCCTGGCGGGGATCACGCCGGACTCGGTGTCGGGCTCCATCCCCACCTACGTGTTCGTGATGTTCCAGGGCATGTTCGCGATCATCACGCCGGCGCTGATGCTCGGCGCGTTCGCCGAGCGCATGCGCTTCGCCCCCTACCTGGCCTTCATCACGATCTGGCTGTTCGTCGTGTACATCCCGCTGGCTCACATGGTCTGGGGCGGCGGCTACATCGGCGAGACGATCGGCGCCCTCGACTTCGCCGGCGGCCTGGTCGTCCACATGTCGAGCGGTTTCTCGGCGCTGGCGGGCGCGATCATCATCGGGCCGCGCCGCGGCTACATGAAGGACATGATGCCGCCCCACAGCCTGCCGCTCACCGTGATCGGCGCGGCGCTGCTGTGGGTGGGTTGGTTCGGATTCAACGCGGGCAGCGAGCTTGCCGCCGACGGCACCGCCGGCCTCGCGTTCCTGACCACGAACACGGCCGCGGCCACCGCTGTGCTCGCGTGGGTCGCCATCGAGTGGATCCACCGCGGCAACGCGACGGTACTCGGCGCGGCCACCGCGGCGGTCTCGGGCCTCGTGGCCATCACCCCGGCCTGCGCCTTCGTGACGCCGGTCGGTGCCATCTGGGTCGGTCTCGGCGGCGCGGTGATCTGCTACGTGGCCGTCACGATCCTGAAGCCGATGCTCGGCTACGACGACTCGCTCGACGTGTTCGGCGTGCACGGCATCGGCGGCCTATGGGGCGCACTCGCCACCGCGCTCTTCATCGCCGACTTCGCCCTGCCCGAGGGCCAGACCTGGGGCGGCCAGCTCTGGGCCCAGGTCCAGAGCATCGTCCTGGTCGCGGTCTACGCGCCCGTCGCCAGCGCCATCATCCTCTACGTGTTGAAGGCGGTCTTCGGCGGTCTGCGCGTCGGCGACGAGCAGGAGTCGCAGGGCGTGGACGTCGTCGAGCACAGCGAGACGGCCTACACCTCGTAAGCGTGTGAACACCGGGTGCGGCGTCGTCGGGCGCCGCACCCGGCCACTTCCCGTATGCTCCCGTCTCGCGCCGCATGCCACGACGGAGAGAGCCGTGAAGTACCTGCACACGATGGTCCGGGTGACCGACCTCGAAGATTCCCTCGAGTTCTACTGCGAGAAGCTCGGCCTCGAGGAAATCCGCCGGGTCGATGTCGAAGCCGGCCGTTTCACCCTCGTCTTCCTCGCGGCGCCCGGCGACAACGAGGCCCAGGTCGAGCTGACCCACAACTGGGATCCGGATCCGTCGCCCCTCGCCGGCGGCCGCAACTTCGGCCACCTCGCCTACCGGGTCGACGACATCTACGAGGTCTGCCAGCGGTTGATGGACGGCGGCGTGACCGTGAACCGCCCCCCGCGCGATGGCCACATGGCCTTCGTGCGCTCGCCCGACGGCATCTCCATCGAGCTCCTCCAGAACGGGCCGCCGCTGTCCCCGCAGGAGCCCTGGGCCTCGATGCCCAACGAGGGAGAGTGGTAATCAGGAGCGCGCAGAACTCGCCGTAAGGCGAGCCATCTGCACCGGTTCTGGGATCGCCGCCAGGCCGTGGGCGTCACGTCTGCGCCCGGCGTGGCCACTCCTACACATGAATTGGATCCTCCTCCCCGTGCGAACCGAACCGAGCCCCTTCCGGCGACGGATGGGCTGGAACCGTGAACAGCGCATCGCCCTGCTCAAGCGCCGGCTCGTCAGCGAGGCGGGTCTGAACGGCGCGAGCGCGATGGCCATCTCGACCGAGCTGGAATCCCTCCTCGCCGAAGAAGAGCGATCATTACAGAGTTAGCGATCCCATCGCTTTTTCTGTAACATTGCGTGCGTGGCAGCCCCCACCGCGCGCAGCCTGATCCTCGACCTGCTCTCCACCCTTCGGGAGGGGAGCATGCCCGTGGCTGCGCTCGTGAAGGCGGGAGGCCTCTTCGGGCTCGCCGAGGGCAGCCTCCGCGTCGCCCTCACCCGCCTCGCGGCCGACGGCCGTGTCGAGCGCGACGAGCGCGGGTCCTACCGCCTCGGTGCCGCCGCAGCCCCCGTGCAAGGCGTGGTGGGCGGCTGGCGCACCCTCGACCGCCGCCTGCGGCCATGGCGCGGCCCCTGGTGGGCGGTCCAGCGCCCGGAGCGCGCGCTGCGCGGGGCCGCTGGGCGACGCGCGGCCCAGGCCCTGCGACTCCACGGCTTCGCGTCCCTGCGCGCTGGGCTCTGGGTGCGTCCCGCCAACTGGCGTGAGCCCCTCGACACGCTGCGCGAGCGTCTCCACGCCATCGGGCTACCCGACGACGCCTGGGTGTTCGAGGTGCGCGATTTCGACACAGCGACCGATGCCCGGGCCCGCGCGTTGTGGGACGGCGCCGCCCTGGTCGCCGACTATCGACGCGCCACCCAGGCGCTGCGCACCAGCGCCGCGAAGCTCCCCGAGCTCGACACAGGCGTTGCGATGCGCGAGTCGTTCTTGTTGGGCGGCAGCGTCGTGCAACAGCTGGTGCTCGACCCCTGGCTACCCGCACCGCTCGTCGACGAAGACGAGCGCCAGACGCTCCTCGAGACCATGCGCGAATACGACCGCCTGGGCCGCAGCG containing:
- a CDS encoding ammonium transporter, coding for MLDPKPTTRGLLAGITLLGLAQSASADEISAGDTAWMLTSTALVLMMTLPGLALFYGGLVRAKNILSVLMQCLISAGMAGVLWVVAGYSLAFGEGNAFIGDLSMLGLAGITPDSVSGSIPTYVFVMFQGMFAIITPALMLGAFAERMRFAPYLAFITIWLFVVYIPLAHMVWGGGYIGETIGALDFAGGLVVHMSSGFSALAGAIIIGPRRGYMKDMMPPHSLPLTVIGAALLWVGWFGFNAGSELAADGTAGLAFLTTNTAAATAVLAWVAIEWIHRGNATVLGAATAAVSGLVAITPACAFVTPVGAIWVGLGGAVICYVAVTILKPMLGYDDSLDVFGVHGIGGLWGALATALFIADFALPEGQTWGGQLWAQVQSIVLVAVYAPVASAIILYVLKAVFGGLRVGDEQESQGVDVVEHSETAYTS
- a CDS encoding co-chaperone GroES, producing the protein MKIRPLQDRILVKRIDEEETTKGGIIIPDTAKEKPSEGKVVAV
- a CDS encoding PaaX family transcriptional regulator; amino-acid sequence: MAAPTARSLILDLLSTLREGSMPVAALVKAGGLFGLAEGSLRVALTRLAADGRVERDERGSYRLGAAAAPVQGVVGGWRTLDRRLRPWRGPWWAVQRPERALRGAAGRRAAQALRLHGFASLRAGLWVRPANWREPLDTLRERLHAIGLPDDAWVFEVRDFDTATDARARALWDGAALVADYRRATQALRTSAAKLPELDTGVAMRESFLLGGSVVQQLVLDPWLPAPLVDEDERQTLLETMREYDRLGRSAWADFLGRFGVPHRTAPADTRWAAAGAWPETAEHLGGNP
- a CDS encoding VOC family protein, yielding MKYLHTMVRVTDLEDSLEFYCEKLGLEEIRRVDVEAGRFTLVFLAAPGDNEAQVELTHNWDPDPSPLAGGRNFGHLAYRVDDIYEVCQRLMDGGVTVNRPPRDGHMAFVRSPDGISIELLQNGPPLSPQEPWASMPNEGEW